From Paenibacillus sp. PK3_47, the proteins below share one genomic window:
- a CDS encoding IS4 family transposase: MGNISQNSVLRKYLQHLMLNSFRCPFADHYAKKLTVGAAITLFVEAQLQQRRTLSDIVLNLETNAELQDITGLTTIHESTMNRKLDTIPLAYLEWLFAELVQELKMRKAKAKGIKHFGTLAPVDSTSLSLPKILGDWAFYQNKTKGVKIHTRLLSLEAGCHFPDEIVLSTIGVSDQQAVKYLVVPGEITYIFDRGYVHYGNFREWSEGTVLFVARIRAKTKYTVLTEHPVSGSSHMTRDADVEILDKNSGQTFCVRLVQFQDKHGKIYEVITNRQDLSAKDISEIYRCRWQIELFFKWIKQHLATVTFHNHHPHAVWVQCYIGIITALLCQLIHLEVQPTLSVWSMLRKMRYYAMKDWDVFVEALNREPTRRSKGRQKIPRPAETPVQTKEKRATVKIILE, translated from the coding sequence ATGGGTAACATATCGCAAAATTCAGTTTTACGCAAGTACTTACAGCATTTAATGTTAAATTCTTTTCGTTGTCCGTTCGCAGATCATTATGCTAAAAAACTTACCGTCGGAGCCGCGATTACACTTTTTGTAGAAGCTCAGTTGCAGCAAAGGCGTACTCTCTCCGACATTGTGCTCAATTTGGAAACGAATGCGGAGCTTCAGGACATTACCGGACTCACGACCATTCACGAATCGACCATGAACCGTAAGCTTGACACCATCCCTCTCGCTTATCTCGAGTGGTTGTTTGCCGAACTCGTTCAGGAGTTAAAAATGCGAAAAGCGAAAGCTAAGGGCATCAAGCACTTTGGAACGTTGGCACCTGTCGATTCAACCAGCCTTTCGCTACCCAAAATACTCGGCGACTGGGCGTTTTATCAAAACAAGACCAAGGGTGTCAAAATCCATACACGGCTGCTTTCGCTGGAAGCCGGGTGCCATTTTCCGGATGAGATTGTCCTTTCCACCATCGGTGTGTCGGATCAACAAGCGGTCAAATATCTCGTTGTCCCCGGAGAAATCACCTACATTTTCGACCGTGGCTACGTGCATTACGGAAACTTCAGAGAATGGTCGGAAGGAACGGTGCTGTTTGTTGCCCGGATCCGTGCAAAAACAAAGTACACCGTGCTGACCGAACATCCCGTTTCGGGTAGCAGCCATATGACTCGGGACGCTGACGTTGAGATTTTGGATAAAAATTCGGGCCAAACGTTTTGTGTCCGCCTTGTACAATTCCAAGATAAGCATGGAAAAATCTACGAGGTCATCACCAATCGCCAGGATCTTTCAGCCAAAGACATTAGTGAAATTTATCGCTGCCGCTGGCAAATTGAGCTGTTTTTTAAATGGATTAAGCAGCATCTGGCCACCGTAACTTTCCACAATCACCACCCGCATGCAGTGTGGGTCCAATGTTATATTGGAATCATTACGGCGTTGCTATGTCAGCTCATCCATTTAGAAGTACAGCCTACCCTAAGTGTGTGGAGCATGCTGCGAAAGATGAGATACTACGCCATGAAAGACTGGGATGTATTTGTTGAAGCGCTGAATCGCGAACCGACCCGTCGTTCTAAAGGGCGGCAAAAGATTCCTAGGCCCGCAGAAACTCCAGTACAAACGAAAGAAAAACGAGCGACGGTAAAAATAATTCTGGAATAA
- the cydC gene encoding thiol reductant ABC exporter subunit CydC, which yields MKREGWFAPYVSSYFWRFLLIIALGALTIFSASSLMYTSGFLISKASTPPENILMIYVPIVGVRTFGTSRAVIHYVERLVSHDTILRILSRMRIRLYNILEPQALFLASRFRTGDILGMLADDIEYLQNVYLRTVFPGIIALLIYGAAVITLGTFDLAFALLMGLYMLVLVFVLPLISLLLTQKRQRQVKQERNRLYQKLTDAVLGMGDWVISGRQSQFVDTYEADEQAVARTDGALRRWARLRMFIGQAVVGLAVLSMIYWAAGQYADGAIAGTLIAAFVLVVFPVADAFLPVSDAVEKIPQYRNSLERLEGVEKGGSGVPAAAASSAEISAKADAAISSIQADGKAHIRITDAGYRYGAGDDWSIQGLNLDIPQGRKVAIIGRSGAGKSTLLKVIQGVITPSSGSAQLNGVDTSAFGDKIPQLIAVLNQSPHLFDTTVANNIRLGDPEASDEAVKRAAELAKLDTLISSLPEGYNTPVREAGQRFSGGERQRMALARILLQNTPVVVLDEPTVGLDPRTERELLSTMFEAMAGKTLVWVTHHLVGAERMDEIIFMENGKIEMRGTHAELLAREPRYRKLYELDRPGYSGNAAAGQ from the coding sequence GTGAAACGTGAAGGATGGTTTGCTCCTTATGTCTCCTCTTATTTCTGGCGGTTCCTGCTGATTATCGCGCTTGGGGCGCTGACCATATTCTCGGCTTCGTCATTGATGTATACTTCAGGCTTTCTGATCTCCAAGGCATCCACACCGCCGGAAAATATCCTGATGATCTATGTTCCGATCGTCGGCGTACGCACCTTCGGGACAAGCCGGGCCGTCATTCACTATGTGGAACGGCTGGTCTCCCATGATACGATTCTGAGAATTCTCTCCAGAATGCGCATCAGGCTCTATAACATTCTGGAACCGCAGGCACTGTTTCTGGCTTCCCGGTTCCGTACCGGAGATATTCTCGGCATGTTGGCCGATGACATTGAGTACCTGCAGAATGTATATCTGCGGACTGTCTTTCCCGGTATCATTGCGCTGCTGATCTATGGAGCGGCGGTAATCACACTGGGCACGTTCGACCTGGCCTTTGCACTGCTGATGGGACTGTACATGCTGGTGCTGGTGTTCGTGCTGCCGCTGATCTCACTGCTGCTGACGCAGAAGCGCCAGCGCCAGGTGAAGCAGGAACGCAACCGGCTCTACCAGAAGCTGACCGACGCCGTGCTTGGCATGGGCGACTGGGTCATCAGCGGACGGCAGAGCCAGTTCGTGGACACTTATGAAGCGGACGAGCAGGCTGTCGCCCGTACAGATGGCGCACTGCGCCGCTGGGCGCGGCTGCGCATGTTCATCGGCCAGGCCGTGGTCGGCCTCGCCGTATTGTCGATGATCTACTGGGCGGCCGGCCAATATGCAGACGGCGCTATCGCCGGAACGCTGATTGCCGCGTTCGTGCTGGTAGTGTTCCCGGTAGCTGATGCCTTCCTGCCGGTCTCGGATGCGGTGGAGAAAATTCCGCAGTACAGGAATTCTCTTGAGCGTCTGGAGGGCGTTGAAAAGGGAGGCAGTGGTGTGCCCGCTGCTGCTGCAAGTTCGGCAGAGATAAGCGCTAAGGCGGACGCTGCAATCAGCAGTATCCAAGCAGACGGAAAGGCGCATATCCGGATTACAGATGCAGGTTACCGCTATGGAGCCGGAGATGACTGGTCAATCCAGGGACTGAATCTCGACATTCCGCAGGGACGCAAAGTTGCCATTATCGGGCGCAGCGGCGCAGGTAAATCCACACTGCTGAAGGTCATTCAAGGTGTAATCACCCCGTCCAGCGGATCCGCGCAGCTTAATGGCGTAGATACTTCCGCCTTCGGGGATAAGATCCCGCAGCTCATCGCCGTGCTGAACCAGAGCCCTCACCTGTTCGACACTACGGTAGCGAACAACATCCGCCTCGGTGATCCGGAGGCGTCGGATGAAGCCGTGAAGCGGGCAGCGGAGCTGGCTAAGCTGGATACCCTGATCTCCTCGCTGCCGGAAGGCTACAATACTCCGGTACGCGAAGCCGGACAGCGTTTCTCCGGCGGTGAACGCCAGCGGATGGCGCTGGCGCGTATCCTGCTGCAGAATACGCCGGTTGTTGTGCTCGATGAGCCTACGGTAGGGCTTGATCCGCGCACTGAGCGTGAGCTGCTGTCCACCATGTTCGAGGCCATGGCCGGCAAGACGCTTGTCTGGGTGACCCATCATCTGGTGGGAGCCGAAAGAATGGACGAGATTATTTTTATGGAGAACGGAAAAATCGAAATGCGCGGCACCCATGCCGAACTGCTGGCCAGGGAGCCGCGCTACCGCAAGCTGTATGAGCTGGACCGGCCGGGTTACTCCGGAAATGCAGCAGCGGGACAATAA
- the cydD gene encoding thiol reductant ABC exporter subunit CydD produces MDKNLLRVAGVKPVFLIVGFLTLVQSLSILLLAKSLAEVVSALFAGAPLKEQGADSLLFLLAFLVRHACAMLMSRVSYRFAEATGSSMRRQMMDKLFQLGPRLAGSRGTGDLVTLVLEGVTKYRTYIELIIPRMVAMGITPWLLLVYIYMQDTASGVILTLTMPIIVVFMILIGVTARKQMDRQLKSYRTLSNHFVDSLRGLETLKFLGRSRSHSKSIAAVSDRYRSATMRTLRVAFLSSFAMDFFTMLSVASVAVSLGLRLVNEEMTLVTGLTILILAPEYFLPVRLVGADFHATLDGKEAGEAMTSIIEREAVKAKVLGAEGLTENGNVPAGKTEFTWQQDSVLKLEQAGVKYEEEGIPSLEGVSLEFRGHTKIGIIGESGAGKSTLVDILGGFLHPSSGSVTLNGQRLSALTDEEWRKQTSYIPQSPYIFSGTLKDNVRFYYPEASDEEVARVVAAAGLSGLAGSLPDGLDEMIGGGGRTLSGGQEQRVALARALLSSRPVMLLDEPTAHLDIETEYELKETMLPLFEGKLVFLATHRLHWMTDMDWIVVMQQGKVAETGTHEELVARKGVYYELIQVQWEGFQ; encoded by the coding sequence ATGGATAAAAATTTGCTTAGGGTTGCAGGAGTTAAGCCGGTCTTTCTGATCGTGGGCTTCCTTACCCTGGTGCAAAGCCTGTCCATTCTTCTGCTGGCCAAATCGCTGGCGGAGGTTGTCTCTGCATTGTTTGCAGGAGCACCGCTGAAGGAACAAGGGGCTGATTCGCTCTTGTTCCTTCTTGCGTTTCTTGTCCGCCATGCCTGTGCCATGCTCATGAGCCGGGTCTCTTACCGGTTCGCGGAAGCCACCGGCAGCAGCATGCGGAGACAAATGATGGATAAGCTGTTCCAGCTGGGTCCGCGGCTTGCTGGGAGCCGGGGAACGGGAGATCTGGTCACACTTGTGCTCGAAGGAGTCACCAAATACCGTACCTATATTGAACTGATTATTCCACGGATGGTTGCGATGGGAATCACCCCTTGGCTGCTGCTGGTCTACATTTATATGCAGGATACAGCCAGCGGGGTCATTCTCACCCTGACGATGCCGATTATTGTAGTATTCATGATTCTGATTGGCGTGACGGCCCGCAAGCAGATGGACCGTCAGCTGAAGTCTTACCGTACATTATCCAATCATTTTGTGGATTCGCTGCGCGGACTGGAGACACTGAAGTTCCTCGGGCGCAGCCGCAGCCACAGCAAGAGTATTGCTGCTGTCAGCGACCGGTACCGTTCGGCAACGATGCGCACGCTGAGAGTGGCTTTTCTCTCTTCGTTCGCCATGGATTTTTTCACCATGCTGTCCGTGGCTTCGGTGGCGGTGAGCCTGGGCTTACGGCTTGTTAATGAAGAGATGACGCTGGTCACCGGATTGACCATTCTGATTCTGGCACCGGAATATTTCCTGCCGGTGAGGCTGGTGGGGGCGGACTTTCATGCCACACTGGACGGCAAGGAGGCTGGTGAAGCCATGACAAGCATTATTGAACGTGAAGCTGTGAAGGCGAAGGTGCTGGGAGCGGAGGGGCTCACAGAAAACGGGAACGTCCCTGCCGGCAAGACGGAGTTCACTTGGCAGCAAGACAGTGTGCTTAAGCTGGAGCAGGCCGGCGTGAAGTATGAGGAGGAAGGAATCCCGTCCCTTGAGGGGGTGAGCCTGGAATTCAGGGGCCATACCAAAATCGGAATCATCGGCGAGAGCGGGGCAGGCAAGTCAACACTGGTAGATATATTGGGCGGCTTTCTGCATCCAAGCTCGGGCAGCGTGACGCTGAACGGGCAGCGCCTCAGTGCCCTTACCGATGAGGAGTGGCGCAAACAGACCTCGTATATCCCGCAGAGTCCGTATATTTTTAGCGGAACGCTAAAAGATAATGTGCGGTTCTACTATCCTGAGGCATCGGACGAAGAGGTCGCACGCGTGGTCGCTGCCGCCGGGTTGTCCGGGCTGGCGGGCTCACTGCCGGATGGACTGGATGAAATGATTGGCGGAGGCGGCCGGACACTGAGCGGCGGACAGGAGCAAAGGGTCGCACTGGCCCGTGCACTGCTGAGCAGCCGTCCGGTGATGCTGCTGGATGAACCGACTGCGCATCTGGACATTGAGACCGAGTATGAGCTCAAGGAAACGATGCTGCCGCTGTTCGAAGGCAAGCTTGTCTTCCTGGCAACGCACCGCCTCCACTGGATGACCGACATGGATTGGATTGTTGTCATGCAGCAGGGGAAGGTGGCAGAAACCGGCACACACGAAGAACTGGTAGCGCGTAAAGGTGTTTATTATGAGCTGATTCAAGTGCAATGGGAGGGATTCCAGTGA
- the cydB gene encoding cytochrome d ubiquinol oxidase subunit II, with amino-acid sequence MLSLNELWFVLIAVLFIGFFFLEGFDFGVGMETQILAKNDTERRVLINSIGPFWDANEVWLLTGAGAMFAAFPEWYATLFSGFYIPFVFALLALIARGVAFEFRGKRDSLAWKRTWDACIFFGSFLPPFLLAVVFASFIKGLPIDGEMQMYAGFFDIVNVYTVVAGITVVMLCLVHGLMFTTLRTTGDLQLRARKLAKKLLLPLAALLVAFVVMTYYMTDIFEHRGALLMVLVILGIAAFVLSGYFMTKKKDGWAFGMTGAVMALSVLSIFVGLFPRVMISSIDAAFSLTITNAASGHYSLKVMTIVALTLLPFVLGYQIWSYFIFHKRVHEKEHLEY; translated from the coding sequence ATGCTTTCTCTTAATGAATTGTGGTTTGTGCTGATTGCAGTGTTATTTATCGGCTTCTTCTTTCTGGAGGGCTTCGATTTCGGTGTCGGAATGGAAACACAGATTCTGGCCAAAAATGACACAGAACGCCGGGTACTCATCAACTCCATCGGTCCGTTCTGGGATGCGAATGAAGTATGGCTGCTGACTGGCGCGGGTGCGATGTTCGCGGCGTTCCCGGAGTGGTATGCCACACTGTTCAGCGGATTCTATATCCCGTTTGTCTTCGCACTGCTTGCGCTGATTGCACGCGGCGTAGCCTTTGAATTCAGAGGCAAACGTGACTCGCTGGCCTGGAAAAGAACCTGGGATGCCTGCATTTTCTTCGGCAGCTTTCTCCCGCCGTTCCTGCTGGCCGTAGTGTTCGCGAGCTTCATCAAGGGGCTGCCGATAGACGGCGAAATGCAAATGTATGCCGGATTCTTTGATATCGTAAATGTGTATACAGTTGTAGCAGGAATTACAGTGGTCATGCTCTGTCTGGTACACGGCTTGATGTTCACCACGCTCCGTACGACCGGCGATCTTCAGCTCCGGGCGCGCAAGCTGGCCAAGAAGCTGCTGCTCCCGCTGGCTGCGCTGCTGGTTGCCTTTGTTGTGATGACCTACTACATGACAGATATCTTCGAGCACCGCGGAGCACTGCTTATGGTGCTGGTTATTCTGGGCATTGCTGCCTTTGTTCTGTCGGGTTATTTCATGACTAAGAAAAAAGACGGCTGGGCTTTCGGAATGACCGGGGCGGTTATGGCACTGTCGGTACTGTCCATCTTCGTAGGACTGTTCCCGCGTGTGATGATCAGCTCGATCGATGCCGCGTTCAGCTTGACGATTACGAATGCCGCTTCCGGGCACTATTCCCTTAAAGTAATGACGATTGTAGCGCTGACGCTGCTGCCGTTCGTGCTCGGATATCAAATCTGGAGCTATTTCATCTTCCACAAGCGGGTTCATGAAAAGGAGCATCTTGAATATTAA
- a CDS encoding cytochrome ubiquinol oxidase subunit I, with the protein MDAVMLSRIQFASTTIFHYFFVPVSIGLALLIAIMETMYVRKGNEEYKRMAQFWGKLFLINFAVGVVTGILQEFQFGMNWSDYSRFVGDVFGAPLAIEALLAFFLESTFIGLWIFGWDKVSKKIHLLSIWLVAFGTMLSAFWILAANSFMQHPVGFAINNGRAEMNDFFALITNGQLLVEFPHTVLAAYATGAFLVTGISAYKMLKKQDVPFFRKSFEIAAIVGIVSSIGVAVAGHAQAQYLVETQPMKMAASEGLWEDSGDPAAWTVSAFIDPENKSNSGEIKIPYLLSFLSYSKFSGDVKGMNTLQAEYEQQYGPGNYIPPVRTTFWSFRIMVLAGTLMIVLGLYAMYLMWRKKMERPNTWFLRFMLWGLLLPPIANTSGWIMTEIGRQPWTVFGLMTTEDSVSPNVSAGSILFSVITFNAIYAILGAVLIGLFIKVIKKGPYAMDHDHGESHDPYTKEGSHAFS; encoded by the coding sequence ATGGATGCAGTCATGCTGTCGCGCATACAATTTGCGTCTACAACAATTTTTCATTATTTCTTTGTACCGGTGTCTATTGGTCTGGCGCTCCTGATTGCGATCATGGAGACAATGTATGTCAGAAAAGGCAATGAAGAGTACAAAAGAATGGCACAGTTCTGGGGGAAGCTTTTCCTGATTAACTTTGCGGTAGGTGTAGTAACAGGGATCCTGCAGGAGTTCCAGTTCGGAATGAACTGGTCGGATTATTCCCGTTTTGTGGGTGATGTATTTGGAGCTCCGCTGGCCATTGAAGCGCTGCTGGCCTTTTTCCTGGAGAGCACATTTATCGGACTCTGGATTTTCGGCTGGGATAAGGTATCCAAGAAGATCCATCTGCTGTCCATCTGGCTGGTAGCCTTCGGAACAATGCTGTCGGCATTCTGGATTCTGGCAGCTAACTCTTTTATGCAGCATCCGGTAGGCTTTGCTATTAATAACGGTCGGGCTGAAATGAATGATTTCTTTGCGCTGATTACGAACGGACAACTGCTGGTGGAATTCCCGCATACCGTGCTCGCTGCTTATGCGACTGGCGCCTTCCTGGTAACAGGGATCAGCGCCTACAAAATGCTCAAGAAGCAGGACGTTCCTTTTTTCAGAAAATCTTTTGAAATTGCCGCAATTGTCGGGATCGTATCTTCCATCGGAGTGGCTGTGGCCGGACATGCTCAAGCACAGTACCTGGTAGAGACCCAACCGATGAAGATGGCTGCTTCCGAAGGGCTATGGGAAGATAGCGGTGACCCGGCGGCCTGGACCGTCAGTGCTTTTATTGATCCTGAGAATAAATCCAATTCCGGTGAGATCAAAATTCCATATCTGCTGAGCTTCCTGTCCTACAGTAAATTCTCCGGTGATGTTAAAGGGATGAACACGCTGCAGGCAGAGTATGAACAACAGTATGGCCCGGGTAACTATATTCCGCCTGTACGGACCACGTTCTGGAGCTTCCGGATTATGGTGCTCGCAGGTACACTAATGATCGTGCTTGGCCTGTATGCGATGTATCTGATGTGGCGCAAAAAGATGGAGCGTCCGAACACCTGGTTCCTGCGGTTTATGCTCTGGGGGCTGCTGCTTCCGCCAATCGCCAATACTTCAGGCTGGATTATGACAGAGATCGGGCGCCAGCCGTGGACGGTATTCGGCTTAATGACAACAGAAGACAGTGTGTCTCCTAACGTTTCGGCCGGTTCGATCCTGTTCTCTGTAATTACTTTTAATGCAATTTACGCAATATTGGGTGCTGTACTGATCGGATTGTTCATCAAGGTTATCAAAAAAGGCCCTTATGCCATGGATCACGATCACGGTGAATCACATGATCCGTACACTAAGGAGGGATCGCATGCTTTCTCTTAA
- a CDS encoding cold-shock protein: MNYRKKPMEEVPEENTAIWACTNDGCNGWMRDNFAFETIPSCRLCHAPMVRSMKMLPQLLNSNGDLKSLKKGISIT; encoded by the coding sequence ATGAACTACCGGAAGAAGCCTATGGAGGAAGTACCGGAGGAAAATACCGCAATTTGGGCCTGTACCAATGATGGATGTAACGGATGGATGAGGGATAACTTTGCCTTTGAAACTATACCTTCTTGCCGTCTCTGTCATGCTCCAATGGTCCGCAGCATGAAGATGCTGCCGCAACTGCTCAATTCCAACGGCGATCTTAAATCGCTGAAAAAGGGTATTTCCATTACCTGA
- a CDS encoding cold-shock protein has protein sequence MQTGTVKWFNAEKGFGFIEVEGGSDVFVHFSAITGEGFKTLDEGQRVEFNVVQGNRGPQAENVVKL, from the coding sequence ATGCAAACAGGTACAGTTAAATGGTTCAACGCAGAAAAAGGATTCGGATTCATCGAAGTTGAAGGCGGAAGCGACGTATTCGTACACTTCTCCGCAATCACTGGCGAAGGATTCAAAACTTTGGACGAAGGCCAACGCGTTGAATTCAACGTTGTTCAAGGCAACCGTGGACCACAAGCCGAAAACGTTGTAAAACTGTAA
- a CDS encoding trypsin-like peptidase domain-containing protein, with product MGLFDDDFYSTKVPRRSSREQEPPKVLTSRSKWTVRRSRRGLSTWQVSVISSVISAVVAVLLFSLVTGQLNQEQARETPVIDKVTVSSGDPYDRIIQAAALARPAVVSIINHKEDNEELNILDESALGSGVIYKKDDSKAFIITNNHVIEGSGKLEVVTVDGQTHKAELVGADKVSDIAVLSISAKGITSVAQIGDSSKVRLGETVIAIGNPLGLGDSLTSGIVSFTERPIPVSLNQDGVYDWEQEVIQTDAAINEGNSGGALVDLDGKVIGINTMKISDTGVEGLGFAIPANHVMETADELAANGRIARSYLGVYTVDLNNPYVPLAEDQRKELKLPSSVQDGAVVLDAVGPAEEAGLQLNDVIIKFDDEPITSTLSLRKYLYDQTKIGDDLKITYYRNGEMNQVTVKLLEKPEE from the coding sequence GTGGGATTGTTTGATGATGATTTCTATTCAACCAAAGTACCGCGGCGCAGCAGCAGGGAGCAGGAGCCGCCGAAGGTTCTGACCAGCCGCAGCAAATGGACAGTGCGCAGATCACGGCGCGGCCTGTCTACATGGCAGGTATCGGTGATCAGTTCAGTGATCAGTGCGGTGGTTGCGGTGCTGCTGTTCAGTCTGGTAACAGGCCAGCTGAATCAGGAACAGGCACGGGAGACCCCGGTCATTGATAAGGTAACAGTAAGCAGCGGTGATCCGTATGACCGGATTATTCAGGCTGCGGCCCTAGCCCGTCCTGCAGTAGTGAGTATTATCAATCATAAAGAAGATAATGAGGAACTTAACATTCTCGATGAATCGGCACTGGGATCGGGAGTTATTTATAAAAAAGATGACAGCAAAGCTTTCATTATTACCAATAATCATGTCATTGAAGGATCAGGCAAGCTAGAGGTGGTTACCGTCGACGGTCAGACACATAAGGCTGAGCTTGTAGGTGCCGATAAGGTCAGCGATATTGCGGTACTCTCTATTAGTGCCAAGGGAATTACGTCTGTTGCCCAAATCGGCGATTCCTCCAAGGTCCGCCTGGGCGAGACTGTCATTGCGATCGGCAATCCGTTGGGGCTTGGCGATTCCCTGACCTCCGGAATTGTAAGCTTCACAGAGCGGCCTATTCCGGTATCCCTCAACCAGGACGGCGTCTATGACTGGGAGCAGGAGGTCATTCAGACTGACGCTGCAATCAATGAGGGCAACAGCGGCGGAGCGCTGGTCGATCTGGACGGCAAGGTGATCGGCATTAACACTATGAAAATTTCTGATACAGGCGTTGAAGGACTCGGTTTTGCCATTCCGGCCAACCATGTGATGGAGACTGCGGATGAGCTTGCAGCTAACGGAAGAATTGCCCGTTCCTATCTGGGCGTGTACACTGTGGATCTTAATAACCCGTACGTGCCGCTGGCCGAGGATCAGCGCAAGGAGCTCAAGCTGCCAAGCAGTGTGCAGGACGGTGCAGTCGTGCTGGATGCGGTGGGACCGGCTGAAGAGGCAGGCCTGCAACTCAACGATGTTATCATCAAGTTCGATGATGAGCCGATTACTTCTACACTGTCGCTGCGCAAGTACTTGTATGACCAGACCAAGATCGGAGACGATCTAAAGATAACGTATTACCGTAACGGTGAGATGAACCAGGTTACAGTCAAACTTCTTGAGAAGCCGGAAGAATAA
- a CDS encoding MBL fold metallo-hydrolase: MGISFTVLSSGSTGNATVVRNGETTLMIDVGFSAKRMDELLAMRELTGKDIDGILVTHEHSDHIKGLGAFARKYDLPIYANLNTWGAIEKGIGAIEEHNRIILETGQHKDFGSMRVESFAISHDAAEPVGYNFYDGKEKLCVATDLGYVSDKVRTAIEGSDVLVLEANHDIEMLRMGRYPWNTKRRILGDMGHLSNEAAGAALSEILTGRTKRTYLAHLSRDHNMMDLAKMSVRGAMEDRGCFYKDSEFKLCDTYYDRPTPWDKVSQS, encoded by the coding sequence ATGGGGATTTCATTTACAGTACTGTCCAGTGGTTCTACCGGTAACGCGACGGTAGTCCGTAACGGGGAAACAACACTAATGATCGATGTCGGCTTCAGTGCCAAGCGGATGGATGAGCTGCTGGCCATGCGGGAGCTGACAGGTAAAGATATTGACGGCATTCTGGTGACGCATGAGCATTCTGATCACATTAAGGGACTCGGGGCTTTTGCGCGCAAATACGATCTTCCGATCTATGCCAACCTCAACACCTGGGGAGCGATTGAAAAAGGGATCGGAGCGATCGAGGAGCATAACCGGATTATTCTCGAGACCGGTCAGCATAAGGATTTTGGCAGTATGCGTGTAGAATCGTTCGCGATTTCCCATGATGCCGCGGAGCCGGTAGGCTATAATTTCTATGACGGTAAGGAGAAGCTGTGTGTAGCGACGGATCTGGGCTATGTCAGCGATAAAGTACGTACGGCCATAGAGGGTTCAGATGTGCTGGTCCTGGAGGCAAATCATGATATAGAGATGCTTAGAATGGGGCGTTATCCCTGGAATACCAAACGGCGGATTCTCGGCGATATGGGCCATCTCTCCAATGAAGCTGCCGGTGCGGCGCTCAGCGAAATTCTGACCGGGCGGACCAAGCGGACCTATCTTGCCCATCTGAGCCGGGATCATAACATGATGGACCTGGCCAAAATGTCTGTACGCGGGGCAATGGAGGACCGGGGCTGCTTTTATAAGGACAGTGAATTCAAATTATGCGACACCTATTATGACCGGCCTACGCCATGGGATAAGGTGAGCCAGTCATAA
- the yycI gene encoding two-component system regulatory protein YycI, which translates to MDWGRAKNVLIYAFLALNLLLCYQLWIDLRDQASANLDFTSLSAETQAAMDQKNIRVLCPIPAATPQLPDITYRYSGEEQSQPPVELKEPVNSSLIYSSFTDLSNALAGQIPDIANYRFDAQESEPGKSVLHPLVDNKWSLFRVKLELINSDQKIVAYRWPQIEIGPMGSTEDVQKVLPASQALSSLIEKYFPVNSVVKEIELGYYGELFNSESQVASPMWRFILEDGSAYYVDAISADIISPKTTE; encoded by the coding sequence ATGGACTGGGGCAGAGCAAAAAATGTGCTGATATACGCCTTTCTGGCACTGAATCTGCTGCTGTGTTATCAGCTGTGGATAGATTTGCGTGATCAGGCCAGCGCCAACCTGGACTTCACTTCCCTGTCTGCCGAGACACAGGCGGCCATGGATCAGAAGAACATCCGTGTGCTGTGTCCCATTCCGGCTGCTACACCGCAGCTTCCTGATATTACGTACCGCTATTCCGGAGAAGAGCAAAGCCAGCCCCCGGTTGAGCTGAAGGAGCCGGTCAACAGCAGCCTGATCTATTCTTCCTTCACCGATCTCAGCAATGCGCTGGCGGGACAGATCCCGGATATTGCCAATTACCGGTTTGATGCGCAGGAGAGCGAGCCCGGCAAATCCGTGCTGCATCCGCTTGTGGATAACAAATGGTCTCTGTTCAGGGTAAAGCTGGAGCTGATCAACAGTGACCAGAAAATTGTAGCCTACCGCTGGCCGCAGATAGAGATCGGACCGATGGGCAGCACAGAGGATGTGCAGAAGGTACTGCCGGCGTCGCAGGCGCTGAGCAGTTTAATAGAGAAGTATTTTCCGGTGAACTCGGTGGTCAAGGAAATTGAGCTCGGCTATTACGGCGAATTGTTCAATTCCGAGAGCCAGGTGGCATCGCCGATGTGGCGGTTCATTCTTGAGGACGGCAGCGCCTATTATGTGGATGCCATCAGCGCGGACATCATCAGTCCCAAGACAACAGAGTAG